Sequence from the [Clostridium] scindens genome:
GTCCGTTTTTGCCATGGATAATACCTTGAGCATTCCTTCCTTTGGCATATTCTTTTCAAGCAGATAGGCCTTCTTAGCGCCTTTTCTTGGAACCTCGTATCCATTTTCCAGCAGCAGCATGACGATCCGCTCAAACCCAATAGAGAATCCGCAGGCCGGCGTATCCTGGCCGGTAAACTTCCCGATCATCTTGTCATAGCGTCCGCCGCCTGCCACGGAGCCGCCGAAGTCGTCCATCGTCACCTCGAATATCGTCCCTGTATAATAGGACTGTCCCCTTACCAGCGTCGGATCGAACCGGATGCCAAACTTTGCTTCCCTGGCTTCTTCCACGCTTGAGATGATCGTCTCCATCCCCTCAGCTGTCTCTGACGAAAGGCAGCTGCCAAGCTTCTCTTTCAGATAGCGGATGCCTTCCACATCCGGCGTTACCTCGTCGAACAGGCCAAGGTAGGCCTCCACGCTTTCTTTGCCATACCCCAGTTCCTGCAGTTCCGCAGCCACGCCCTCTTTTCCAATCTTGTCCATCTTGTCAAGGACAATAAAGACTTCGTCATAATCTTCTTCCTTGAACCCGCTGTAGGCGGCCATTGCCTTCAGGATGTTCCTGTCATTGATGCATACGGTAAAATTCTGAAAGTTCAGTTTCCCCAGCATAGCCGTGGTGGCGAGAATCAGCTCGATCTCTGCCAGTATGCCCGGCTCGCCTAAGATGTCGATATCGCACTGCATAAACTGGCGGAACCTGCCCTTCTGCGGACGGTCAGCCCTCCATACATTTCCAATCTGCATTGCCTTGAATGGCGATGGCAGTTCGCTCATATGATTTGCATAATATCTTGCAAGAGGCACGGTCAAATCATACCTCAGGCCTCCGTCGACCAGATCATTTTCCTCTTTTGCCTCGTCTATCTTCAATTTCTCGCCGCGCTTTAAGATCTTGAATATCAGTTTTTCATTGTCCCCACCCTGCTTGCTGCAGAGATTCTCGATATGCTCCACGCAAGGGGTTTCCATTGATGAGAATCCATAAGTCTTGTAGGTTTCTTTTATGAGGTGGATCACATAATCACGAATCTCCATTTCTTTTGGAAGCATGTCCTTCATTCCGGTAACCGGTTTCTTCTTTAATGCCATAGCCATTCTCCTTTTCGTTCTATCATTTCATCAATCCGGTCTATATAGGCATCGATCGCCTTTACATTCTCGATCCGCATCAGCCTCGTCATCTTTTTCTTTCTGCTGCCAGGCATGGGTATCATGTCTTTTAGCACGATCTTCGTAGATGCGCCCGCGCCAGCGGCAACTATGGATTGCTTTTCCTCCATAATAAGTATATTGTATATTCCCGCTTTGTCAACCTTTGCATAGCCAACATTTTCGAAATTCCCCGCAATATTCTTCTGGCGATACAGATAATATGGGGCCAGTCCCATCTTCCTTGCCATGCGCTCTGCTGACCGAATCATGCCTGACATGACTTCATTTGTCTTCCCGTCCTCCCGTTTCAGATCTTCCATTTCCATCCTTGCCGCCCTTTTGATGGCAAGGGAATGCACCGTCAGGCTGTCTGGCATAAGTTGGCCAATCTGCCTCAGGGTATCTTCCATATCCTGGAGTTCCTCTCCCGGAAGCCCTGCGATAATATCCATATTAATATTGTCAAACCCTAGCTCCCTCGCCATGCCATATGCCGTTACGATCTGCTCTACGCTGTGCCTGCGCCCGATGGCATCCAGCGT
This genomic interval carries:
- the hisS gene encoding histidine--tRNA ligase, with protein sequence MAMALKKKPVTGMKDMLPKEMEIRDYVIHLIKETYKTYGFSSMETPCVEHIENLCSKQGGDNEKLIFKILKRGEKLKIDEAKEENDLVDGGLRYDLTVPLARYYANHMSELPSPFKAMQIGNVWRADRPQKGRFRQFMQCDIDILGEPGILAEIELILATTAMLGKLNFQNFTVCINDRNILKAMAAYSGFKEEDYDEVFIVLDKMDKIGKEGVAAELQELGYGKESVEAYLGLFDEVTPDVEGIRYLKEKLGSCLSSETAEGMETIISSVEEAREAKFGIRFDPTLVRGQSYYTGTIFEVTMDDFGGSVAGGGRYDKMIGKFTGQDTPACGFSIGFERIVMLLLENGYEVPRKGAKKAYLLEKNMPKEGMLKVLSMAKTDREAGKQVLIVNMKKNKKFQKEQLQAEGYEEIIDCYADSVDQL